In the Paramormyrops kingsleyae isolate MSU_618 chromosome 6, PKINGS_0.4, whole genome shotgun sequence genome, one interval contains:
- the tfe3a gene encoding transcription factor E3a isoform X1: MCSLRNLPAMLTAWKCQLVCCQDMFYSTVISPPPLSLYAGFIIFFPQIFLYGSSQHSLWRVGQSLVMMNELHGLKQIVDPPLSESGIVADIDLENILSSDTDAFYQLKSQPITISHSVTQASPSPPTGSAMTSRVLLRQQLMREQTRDQERREAQQQASTAQLRPADSSPAISVSVPSSAARQTPAQVPAEVLRVQSHLENPTKYHIQQAQRQQVKQYLSTTHGNKVANQALAASPSPQSGSAPELAPAPGSTPNSPMALLNLGSNKEEIDVIDDIISMESSFNDDIMTLIDSGLPLRNTLPVSGNVLDVFSTTQMAAPAITVSNSCPADLPNVKKELTDAEAKALMKERQKKDNHNLIERRRRFNINDRIKELGALIPKSSDPEMRWNKGTILKASVDYIRKLQKEQQKAKEMEMRQKRLEHANRSLLLRVQELEMQARLHGLTASASPTLASDQDRHPQQQPLAGPALESRSGGVLSQNLITLGGSGIGGGIAPQSASFLSLGSAPPAGLASNNPLDLDALNFAGMDDPSATAFDPAMMSDTTFESTLMSDMGILMDEGCALSPVGAADPLLSSVSPGASKSSSRRSSFSVDEDL; this comes from the exons ATGTGCTCTTTGAGAAATCTTCCTGCAATGTTGACAGCATGGAAATGTCAGTTGGTGTGTTGTCAGGACATGTTTTACAGTACAGTGATATCTCCCCCACCCTTATCTCTTTATGCAggttttataatttttttcccgCAGATCTTCCTTTATGGCTCCTCTCAGCATAGTCTGTGGAGGGTCGGTCAAAGCCTGGTGATGATGAATGAATTGCATGGACTGAAGCAAAT TGTGGATCCCCCCCTGTCCGAGTCCGGAATTGTTGCTGACATAGACTTGGAGAACATCCTGTCCTCTGACACTGACGCATTCTACCAACTCAAGAGCCAGCCGATCACCATCAG CCATTCCGTGACCCaggcctccccctcccccccgacgGGCTCTGCCATGACGTCACGTGTGCTGCTGCGTCAGCAGCTGATGCGGGAGCAGACCCGAGACCAGGAGCGGCGCGAGGCCCAGCAGCAGGCTTCCACAGCCCAGCTACGGCCCGCCGACTCATCCCCCGCCATCTCTGTCTCGGTACCCTCTTCCGCCGCCCGCCAGACCCCGGCGCAGGTGCCTGCAGAGGTTCTCAGG GTGCAGAGCCATCTTGAGAATCCCACCAAGTACCACATCCAGCAGGCCCAGCGTCAGCAGGTGAAGCAGTACCTGTCCACCACCCATGGAAACAAGGTGGCCAACCAGGCGCTGGCAGCGTCGCCCTCGCCGCAGTCTGGCTCCGCCCCCGAGCTGGCCCCGGCCCCAGGCAGCACCCCCAACAGCCCCATGGCCCTGCTGAACCTGGGCTCCAACAAAGAGGAG ATTGATGTCATTGATGATATCATTAGCATGGAATCAAGTTTCAATGATGACATCATGACCTTGATCGATTCCGGCCTACCGCTGCGCAACACG TTGCCTGTGTCGGGTAATGTGCTGGATGTGTTCAGCACAACACAAATGGCAGCTCCTGCTATTACTGTCAGCAACTCCTGCCCGGCAGATCTGCCCAACGTCAAGAAGGAGCTGACTG ATGCTGAGGCAAAGGCTCTCATGAAGGAGCGACAGAAGAAGGACAACCACAACCTGA TTGAGAGGAGGCGGAGATTTAATATAAATGACCGTATCAAGGAACTTGGCGCACTCATTCCCAAGTCAAGCGACCC GGAGATGCGCTGGAACAAGGGCACCATCCTGAAGGCCTCGGTGGACTACATCCGCAAGCTGCAGAAGGAGCAGCAGAAGGCCAAGGAGATGGAGATGAGGCAGAAGAGGCTGGAGCACGCTAACCGCAGCCTGCTGCTGCGGGTCCAG GAACTGGAGATGCAGGCCCGTCTTCATGGCCTCACCGCGTCTGCCTCCCCGACCCTGGCCTCCGACCAAGACCGGCATCCGCAGCAGCAGCCGCTTGCTGGCCCAGCACTAGAGTCCAGATCCGGGGGCGTCCTGTCCCAGAACCTCATCACCTTGGGAGGGTCGGGAATCGGAGGTGGGATCGCACCGCAGTCTGCCTCCTTTCTGTCTCtgggctctgcccccccagcaGGCTTGGCCTCCAACAACCCTCTTGATCTGGATGCTTTGAACTTTGCTGGGATGGATGATCCCTCCGCCACGGCCTTTGACCCTGCCATGATGTCGGACACCACTTTCGAATCGACCCTAATGTCAGACATGGGTATTCTCATGGATGAGGGGTGCGCCCTATCCCCCGTTGGGGCCGCCGACCCTCTCCTTTCCTCCGTGTCCCCAGGAGCCTCTAAGAGCAGCAGCCGCAGGAGCAGCTTCAGCGTGGACGAGGATTTGTGA
- the tfe3a gene encoding transcription factor E3a isoform X2: MSAVSSQQREGDKILLLTSAADLYQDSPSPLVSPGHPAQTVYVILDSSVDTVISVDPPLSESGIVADIDLENILSSDTDAFYQLKSQPITISHSVTQASPSPPTGSAMTSRVLLRQQLMREQTRDQERREAQQQASTAQLRPADSSPAISVSVPSSAARQTPAQVPAEVLRVQSHLENPTKYHIQQAQRQQVKQYLSTTHGNKVANQALAASPSPQSGSAPELAPAPGSTPNSPMALLNLGSNKEEIDVIDDIISMESSFNDDIMTLIDSGLPLRNTLPVSGNVLDVFSTTQMAAPAITVSNSCPADLPNVKKELTDAEAKALMKERQKKDNHNLIERRRRFNINDRIKELGALIPKSSDPEMRWNKGTILKASVDYIRKLQKEQQKAKEMEMRQKRLEHANRSLLLRVQELEMQARLHGLTASASPTLASDQDRHPQQQPLAGPALESRSGGVLSQNLITLGGSGIGGGIAPQSASFLSLGSAPPAGLASNNPLDLDALNFAGMDDPSATAFDPAMMSDTTFESTLMSDMGILMDEGCALSPVGAADPLLSSVSPGASKSSSRRSSFSVDEDL; the protein is encoded by the exons ATGTCTGCGGTTTCCTCTCAGCAGAGAGAAGGCGATAAGATCTTGCTGCTCACGTCGGCAGCAGATTTGTACCAGGACTCACCCAGCCCGCTAGTGTCACCTGGACACCCAGCCCAGACCGTGTATGTCATTCTCGATTCATCCGTGGACACCGTCATAAG TGTGGATCCCCCCCTGTCCGAGTCCGGAATTGTTGCTGACATAGACTTGGAGAACATCCTGTCCTCTGACACTGACGCATTCTACCAACTCAAGAGCCAGCCGATCACCATCAG CCATTCCGTGACCCaggcctccccctcccccccgacgGGCTCTGCCATGACGTCACGTGTGCTGCTGCGTCAGCAGCTGATGCGGGAGCAGACCCGAGACCAGGAGCGGCGCGAGGCCCAGCAGCAGGCTTCCACAGCCCAGCTACGGCCCGCCGACTCATCCCCCGCCATCTCTGTCTCGGTACCCTCTTCCGCCGCCCGCCAGACCCCGGCGCAGGTGCCTGCAGAGGTTCTCAGG GTGCAGAGCCATCTTGAGAATCCCACCAAGTACCACATCCAGCAGGCCCAGCGTCAGCAGGTGAAGCAGTACCTGTCCACCACCCATGGAAACAAGGTGGCCAACCAGGCGCTGGCAGCGTCGCCCTCGCCGCAGTCTGGCTCCGCCCCCGAGCTGGCCCCGGCCCCAGGCAGCACCCCCAACAGCCCCATGGCCCTGCTGAACCTGGGCTCCAACAAAGAGGAG ATTGATGTCATTGATGATATCATTAGCATGGAATCAAGTTTCAATGATGACATCATGACCTTGATCGATTCCGGCCTACCGCTGCGCAACACG TTGCCTGTGTCGGGTAATGTGCTGGATGTGTTCAGCACAACACAAATGGCAGCTCCTGCTATTACTGTCAGCAACTCCTGCCCGGCAGATCTGCCCAACGTCAAGAAGGAGCTGACTG ATGCTGAGGCAAAGGCTCTCATGAAGGAGCGACAGAAGAAGGACAACCACAACCTGA TTGAGAGGAGGCGGAGATTTAATATAAATGACCGTATCAAGGAACTTGGCGCACTCATTCCCAAGTCAAGCGACCC GGAGATGCGCTGGAACAAGGGCACCATCCTGAAGGCCTCGGTGGACTACATCCGCAAGCTGCAGAAGGAGCAGCAGAAGGCCAAGGAGATGGAGATGAGGCAGAAGAGGCTGGAGCACGCTAACCGCAGCCTGCTGCTGCGGGTCCAG GAACTGGAGATGCAGGCCCGTCTTCATGGCCTCACCGCGTCTGCCTCCCCGACCCTGGCCTCCGACCAAGACCGGCATCCGCAGCAGCAGCCGCTTGCTGGCCCAGCACTAGAGTCCAGATCCGGGGGCGTCCTGTCCCAGAACCTCATCACCTTGGGAGGGTCGGGAATCGGAGGTGGGATCGCACCGCAGTCTGCCTCCTTTCTGTCTCtgggctctgcccccccagcaGGCTTGGCCTCCAACAACCCTCTTGATCTGGATGCTTTGAACTTTGCTGGGATGGATGATCCCTCCGCCACGGCCTTTGACCCTGCCATGATGTCGGACACCACTTTCGAATCGACCCTAATGTCAGACATGGGTATTCTCATGGATGAGGGGTGCGCCCTATCCCCCGTTGGGGCCGCCGACCCTCTCCTTTCCTCCGTGTCCCCAGGAGCCTCTAAGAGCAGCAGCCGCAGGAGCAGCTTCAGCGTGGACGAGGATTTGTGA
- the tfe3a gene encoding transcription factor E3a isoform X3, whose translation MTSRVLLRQQLMREQTRDQERREAQQQASTAQLRPADSSPAISVSVPSSAARQTPAQVPAEVLRVQSHLENPTKYHIQQAQRQQVKQYLSTTHGNKVANQALAASPSPQSGSAPELAPAPGSTPNSPMALLNLGSNKEEIDVIDDIISMESSFNDDIMTLIDSGLPLRNTLPVSGNVLDVFSTTQMAAPAITVSNSCPADLPNVKKELTDAEAKALMKERQKKDNHNLIERRRRFNINDRIKELGALIPKSSDPEMRWNKGTILKASVDYIRKLQKEQQKAKEMEMRQKRLEHANRSLLLRVQELEMQARLHGLTASASPTLASDQDRHPQQQPLAGPALESRSGGVLSQNLITLGGSGIGGGIAPQSASFLSLGSAPPAGLASNNPLDLDALNFAGMDDPSATAFDPAMMSDTTFESTLMSDMGILMDEGCALSPVGAADPLLSSVSPGASKSSSRRSSFSVDEDL comes from the exons ATGACGTCACGTGTGCTGCTGCGTCAGCAGCTGATGCGGGAGCAGACCCGAGACCAGGAGCGGCGCGAGGCCCAGCAGCAGGCTTCCACAGCCCAGCTACGGCCCGCCGACTCATCCCCCGCCATCTCTGTCTCGGTACCCTCTTCCGCCGCCCGCCAGACCCCGGCGCAGGTGCCTGCAGAGGTTCTCAGG GTGCAGAGCCATCTTGAGAATCCCACCAAGTACCACATCCAGCAGGCCCAGCGTCAGCAGGTGAAGCAGTACCTGTCCACCACCCATGGAAACAAGGTGGCCAACCAGGCGCTGGCAGCGTCGCCCTCGCCGCAGTCTGGCTCCGCCCCCGAGCTGGCCCCGGCCCCAGGCAGCACCCCCAACAGCCCCATGGCCCTGCTGAACCTGGGCTCCAACAAAGAGGAG ATTGATGTCATTGATGATATCATTAGCATGGAATCAAGTTTCAATGATGACATCATGACCTTGATCGATTCCGGCCTACCGCTGCGCAACACG TTGCCTGTGTCGGGTAATGTGCTGGATGTGTTCAGCACAACACAAATGGCAGCTCCTGCTATTACTGTCAGCAACTCCTGCCCGGCAGATCTGCCCAACGTCAAGAAGGAGCTGACTG ATGCTGAGGCAAAGGCTCTCATGAAGGAGCGACAGAAGAAGGACAACCACAACCTGA TTGAGAGGAGGCGGAGATTTAATATAAATGACCGTATCAAGGAACTTGGCGCACTCATTCCCAAGTCAAGCGACCC GGAGATGCGCTGGAACAAGGGCACCATCCTGAAGGCCTCGGTGGACTACATCCGCAAGCTGCAGAAGGAGCAGCAGAAGGCCAAGGAGATGGAGATGAGGCAGAAGAGGCTGGAGCACGCTAACCGCAGCCTGCTGCTGCGGGTCCAG GAACTGGAGATGCAGGCCCGTCTTCATGGCCTCACCGCGTCTGCCTCCCCGACCCTGGCCTCCGACCAAGACCGGCATCCGCAGCAGCAGCCGCTTGCTGGCCCAGCACTAGAGTCCAGATCCGGGGGCGTCCTGTCCCAGAACCTCATCACCTTGGGAGGGTCGGGAATCGGAGGTGGGATCGCACCGCAGTCTGCCTCCTTTCTGTCTCtgggctctgcccccccagcaGGCTTGGCCTCCAACAACCCTCTTGATCTGGATGCTTTGAACTTTGCTGGGATGGATGATCCCTCCGCCACGGCCTTTGACCCTGCCATGATGTCGGACACCACTTTCGAATCGACCCTAATGTCAGACATGGGTATTCTCATGGATGAGGGGTGCGCCCTATCCCCCGTTGGGGCCGCCGACCCTCTCCTTTCCTCCGTGTCCCCAGGAGCCTCTAAGAGCAGCAGCCGCAGGAGCAGCTTCAGCGTGGACGAGGATTTGTGA